One window of the Vigna radiata var. radiata cultivar VC1973A chromosome 1, Vradiata_ver6, whole genome shotgun sequence genome contains the following:
- the LOC106757590 gene encoding lamin-like protein isoform X2, producing MSMLEIGFVNKTNYENCIDRDFIRNVTRGGRDVVQMTEAKTYYYLSGGGYCFHGMKVAVHVQQHPAMAPAPSMPVSASPLPSLSSSCISIILVNVLYYVNFLFIDGSCLLSFS from the coding sequence GTGAACAAGACAAACTACGAGAATTGCATAGACAGAGACTTCATAAGAAACGTGACAAGAGGTGGTCGTGATGTGGTGCAGATGACAGAGGCAAAGACCTATTACTACCTCTCAGGTGGAGGCTACTGTTTCCATGGCATGAAAGTTGCTGTGCATGTTCAACAACATCCTGCAATGGCACCAGCTCCATCCATGCCTGTCTCTGCTTCTCCTTTGCCCTCTCTCTCGTCTTCCTGCATTTCGATCATTCTCGTTAATGTCCTTTATTATGTCAACTTCCTTTTCATCGATGGTTCGTGTCTGCTGAGCTTTTCTTAG